A single window of Pogoniulus pusillus isolate bPogPus1 chromosome 11, bPogPus1.pri, whole genome shotgun sequence DNA harbors:
- the ARL16 gene encoding ADP-ribosylation factor-like protein 16 translates to MAGPGRAAPTCLLLGAAGGGKTLLARRLRQLSAEAGPVELGEPPATLPTVGTNLTDLRLPRKVTVRELGGCMGPIWPSYYDECSALLFVVDAANPTQVSSSCVQLLSVLSAAPLASVPVLVLFNKIDLPCYMSLAEMKSLFRMQDIVSCATQPIAMLETSARNGTGLADVLQWLQAVLGDQR, encoded by the exons atGGCGGGCCCAGGGCGAGCGGCGCCCACGTGCCTGCTGCTCGGAGCGGCGGGCGGCGGCAAGACCCTGCTGGCCAGGCGGCTGCGTCA GCTGAGCGCCGAGGCGGGGCCTGTGGAGCTGGGCGAGCCCCCGGCCACGCTGCCCACG GTGGGTACCAATCTGACCGACCTGCGGCTGCCGCGGAAGGTGACGGTGCGGGAACTGGGCGGCTGCATGGGCCCTATCTGGCCTAGCTACTACGATGAATGCAGCGCTCTCCTG TTCGTGGTCGACGCAGCCAACCCCACCCAGGTCTCCTCGTCCTGCGTCCAGCTGCTGTCCGTGCTCTCCGCAGCGCCTCTCGCCTCCGTGCCAGTGCTGGTCCTCTTCAACAAGAT TGACCTGCCCTGCTACATGTCCCTGGCAGAGATGAAGTCGCTGTTCCGCATGCAGGACATCGTCTCCTGTGCCACGCAGCCCATCGCAATGCTGGAGACCAGCGCCCGCAACGGCACCGGCCTGGCCGACGTCCTGCAGTGGCTTCAGGCTGTCCTCGGAGACCAGCGCTGA